From a single Maylandia zebra isolate NMK-2024a linkage group LG3, Mzebra_GT3a, whole genome shotgun sequence genomic region:
- the LOC112431887 gene encoding mitogen-activated protein kinase kinase kinase kinase 2 has protein sequence MDSRASGFFRQEISEMSKVDCRFAVVKGQSQCYHLFVTQLLTRNLIIELLDMANNPELHAPHTNTMDDIELEVGVMAPDKIQSAGKHLPVERTPSEQQFDQVKFGPPLRKVTEPYPDLACYDDWSLSGDEGGSPSLLECVEQALELRSLTIKRVPCADGGRKSSVFSPSTASLPAFSSLTPSTEDKDLTPRPTCTLGPDSAVTADSTTALARCSATQDITKGCSETCRPAEGAVPAELVTTASSPKRETPLSPEWSTLRRKTKDDSADCHGLPPTPQVHMGACFSKVFNGCPLKINCAVTWIFPKTRDQYLILGAEEGIYTLNLNELHEDTLEKLLPQRCIWLYVMNNVLMSVSGKSAQLYSHSLPALFEQKGHLHKKHSSLSLSTNRLTERISLRKFTISVKIPDTKGCRRCSVARNPYTDSTFLCGAVPSGLVLLLWYEPLQKFMHLKQLAIRLPDSLPIFELLVLATDEFPQLCVGVRDCSNDKPPTGQQLRFDIIELNGAPVPVPGDSGALRAVQVTQLDRDTVLITLERTVKIVNLQGLPSRQLPAEIVFDFPIETLVCLQDSVLAFWKHGLKGRSFHSDEVTQEITDESRVFRVLGTNRDIILQSTPTDDPSALSSLYILTGHESSY, from the exons ATGGACTCTAGAGCTTCAGGCTTCTTCAGGCAAGAGATTTCTGAAATGTCGAAAGTCGACTGCAGGTTTGCAGTGGTCAAAGGGCAGAGCCAGTGTTAT CATCTGTTTGTGACACAGCTGTTGACCCGTAACTTGATCATTGAGCTGCTGGACATGGCCAACAACCCCGAGCTCCACGCTCCCCACACAAACACCATGGATGACATTGAGCTGGAG GTTGGGGTAATGGCTCCTGACAAGATTCAGTCAGCAGGGAAACACCTGCCTGTGGAAAGGACACCGTCTGAACAACAAT TTGACCAGGTGAAGTTTGGGCCTCCGCTGAGGAAAGTGACAGAGCCTTATCCTGACTTG GCCTGTTATGATGACTGGAGTCTGTCTGGAGATGAAGGAGGCTCACC GAGCCTGTTGGAATGTGTGGAGCAAGCTCTCGAGCTGAG GAGTTTAACCATCAAGAGAGTGCCATGTGCTGAT GGAGGCAGAAAGAGCAGTGTGTTCAGTCCATCTACGGCCTCACTGCCAGCCTTCAGCTCTTTGACTCCCAGCACAGAGGACAAAGATCTTACACCGAGACCGACCTGTACACTGGGCCCCGACAGCGCTGTCACAGCCGACTCCACCACAG ccTTGGCCAGGTGTTCGGCCACTCAGGACATCACAAAGGGCTGCAGTGAAACGTGTCGGCCAGCGGAGGGCGCTGTGCCAGCAGAGTTGGTTACTACTGCTTCCTCACCCAAGCGAGAGACCCCACTATCACCAGAATGGAGCACACTGAGGAGGAAGACGAAGGATGAT AGCGCTGATTGTCATGGCCTTCCTCCCACCCCTCAAGTCCAT ATGGGAGCCTGCTTCTCTAAAGTCTTCAATGGCTGCCCTCTAAAAATCAACTGCGCCGTCACCTGGATTTTTCCCAAAACAAGAG ATCAGTATCTTATTCTTGGGGCAGAAGAAGGCATCTACACACTGAACCTTAATGAACTTCATGAAGATACATTAGAGAAG CTCCTCCCTCAGCGATGTATATGGCTATATGTTATGAACAATGTGCTGATGTCCGTATCAG GGAAGTCGGCCCAGCTTTACTCGCACAGCCTGCCAGCTCTGTTTGAACAGAAAGGACATCTGCACAAGAAACACAGCAGCCTGTCGCTCAGCACCAACCGCCTCACTGAGCGGATCAGTCTCAG AAAGTTTACCATATCTGTAAAGATTCCTGACACTAAAGGTTGTAGGAGGTGCAGTGTAG CAAGAAACCCATACACAGATAGCACATTTCTGTGCGGGGCTGTCCCATCTGGCCTGGTTTTACTCTTGTGGTATGAGCCTCTTCAAAAGTTCATGCATCTAAAG CAACTCGCCATCAGACTCCCAGATTCTCTTCCGATATTTGAACTGCTGGTGTTGGCAACAGATGAGTTTCCTCAGCTGTGTGTTGGAGTGAGAGACTGTAGTAATGATAAACCACCAACCGGCCAACAGCTCAGGTTTGATATTATAGAGCTGAATGGCGCTCCTGTTCCAGTGCCAG GAGATAGTGGAGCACTCAGAGCCGTGCAGGTAACCCAGCTGGACCGAGACACTGTTCTCATCACCTTGGAAA GAACTGTAAAGATCGTGAACCTGCAAGGACTTCCATCCAGACAGCTGCCTGCAGAAATAGTCTTTGACTTCCCCATTGAAACACTAG TCTGCTTGCAGGATAGTGTGCTGGCGTTCTGGAAGCATGGCCTCAAAGGGAGGAGTTTCCATTCAGATGAG GTAACACAAGAAATTACAGATGAGAGTCGTGTGTTCAGAGTTCTGGGAACAAACAG AGACATCATCCTTCAGAGCACACCGACTGATGACCCGTCAGCACTGAGCAGCCTGTACATCCTGACAGGACACGAAAGCAGCTACTGA